The Ornithinimicrobium faecis region AGTGGCAACGGTCGCGAGGCGGTGCTGCTGGCTCGCTCAACCCTCGTGATCGCCTCTCGCGCAGCCGGTCTGCCCGGACCGATCGACGGTGTCACCACCGCCCTCGACGACGCGCAGGTGCTGGCCGACGACCTGCACTATGCCCGCGACCTCGGCCTGACCGGCAAGCTGCTCATCCACCCCAAGCAGGTCGAGCCCACCCACGCCGCCCATCGACCCTCCGAGGAGGAGGTGGCCTGGGCGCAGCGCGTGATCGAGGCTGCCGCTGCCGGGGGCGCCGTGCGCGTGGACGGAGACATGGTCGATGCGCCCGTCGTGGCGCGCGCCGAGGGGATCATCGCCCGGGCGGGTTCCGCCGCCCGGCCCGCCCAACCAGTTGAGGACGCCTGATGACCGAGACCACCACCCGCACCGAGGTGATCGCCGCCGAGCCGGTCGAGTCACTGGCCGCGATGCTCGAGGTTCGAGTCCCGTTCACCGCCGGCTCGGCCGTGCCGCCGCTGTGGCACTGGATGTTCCTGCTGGACCGCCGGCTCCAGTCCGACCTGGGCACCGACGGTCACCCGACCAGCGGCATCCCCGCCCCACCCGGCCCCGGGCGTCGCCGCATGTTTGCTGGCGGGCGAGTCACGACATACGCCCCGCTGATGATCGGTGAGCCCGCGACCAAGGTGACCTCGATCGCCAAGACCGCGGAGAAGGAGGGCCGCACCGGTCCGCTGACCTTCGTCACCGTCCTGCAGGAGATCAGCCAGGGCGGCGAGCTGGTGATCCGCGAGGAACAGGACATCGTCTATCGCGCCCCCGGGACCGGCGCCCTGCCGCCCGCGCCCGAGCCGCCCACACCCCCGGCCGGGCCGACCCTGAGCCTGGCGGTCGACGAGCGGATGCTGTTCCGATTCTCGGCGCTGACCTACAACACGCACCGCATCCACTATGACCTGGGCTATGTGCCGACCGAGGGTTATGACGGGTTGGTCATCCACGGCCCGCTGCAGGCGCTGTTGATGGGCGACCACATGCGACGCGAGGGCCTCGACCTGGTCGGACGGACCTACGGCTATCGCCTGGTCTCACCGATGGTCGGCCCGCAGACACTGACCATCGTGCCCGGGCAGGAGGGCCTCGACCACGGCGCCGAGTCCCGCAGCGAGGCCGGTGCCATCTGTGCGGTCAGCACGCTGACCGAGCCGGTCTGAGCCCGCTCCTCCGAGCGTGCATTGGGGGGACGTGACATTGGTGCATCTCAGGCCACCAATGTCACGTCCCCAGCACACGCGCGTAGGCTTGAGTGATGAGCCAGCCCCAGGAGGTCCCGATCCGGGACGAGTCGATCCGACTCGGTCAACTGCTCAAGCTGGCCGGGGTCGTGCAGGACGGCGCGATGGCTCGCATGGTCATCGAGAACGGCGAGGTCACGGTCGATGGGGAGACCGTGATGCGCCGCGGCATCCAGGTGCGGCCCGGAGCCATCGTGAAGTATGCCGACGCTGACCTGCTGGTGACGACCGAACCTCAGTGACGACCGAACCTCAGTGACGATTGAACGTCTGCCGCGTCAGCGCGATTGAGTTGACCACTCAGGCGGTGAGTTTGGCCGCACGCTCCATCCGGTCGAGGGACTCGGTGGCGTGATCCAGTGACATCGCAGAGTCATCCTTGCGGCAATACATGAGCATCTTGCGCAGTCTTGCCCGGTCCTTCTTGACCAGCTCCCCTTTATAGGTTCAGGCAATGCTTCGGTGTGCTTCACAGGAGCCCCCGCTCGCGGGCAGTGGTCACGGCCGCCGTCCGGTTGTCCACACCGAGCTTCTCGTAGGTGTGCACCAGGTGTGTCTTGACGGTGGCCTCGCTGACGAACATGGCCTTGGCGATGGCCCGGTTGCTCGTGCCCTGTTGCACCAGTCGAAGCACCTCCAGCTCGCGCGGCGTCAGGGTCGGCTCGGCCGGGGCCCGCATCCGTTGCACCAGTCGCTGGGCCAGGCCGCTGGCCAGCACCGTTTCCCCCCGGGCCGCGGCTGCGACAGCGTCGGCGATCGCCTCTGGCGAGGCGTCCTTGAGCAGATAGCCGGAGGCGCCGGCCTCGACGGCGCGCACGATGTCGGCGTCGTGGTCGTAGGTCGTCAGGATCAGCACCGCGGGTGGCCGCGCCCTCGCATCATCGCCACCGCCACTGCCACTGCCGCCACCACCACTGCCAGTCAGAATGCGTTGGGTGGTGGCGACGCCGTCCAGGCCGTCGCCGAGGTTGAGGTCCATCAGCACCACGTCCGGGTTCAGGCCCGGCACCAGAGCGAGCGCCTGCTCACCCGAGGCAGCCTCGCCGACCACCTCCACCCGACCCGTGGCCTCCAACACGGCCCGCAGGCCGGACCGGACGACCGGGTGGTCATCCACCAGCAACACCCGCACACTCATGCGCGCCTCCCGCTCTCCTGTGCCGCCCCAGCCACGGTCAGCGGCAGGTGTGCCCCGAGGACCGTGCCATCGCCGGGCGCCGACTCCACCACCAGGTCACCGCCCAGGTCCCGCAACCGCTCACGCATCGAGCGCAGTCCATAGCCGCCGCGTGCCGCCGGCAGCGGCACCGCGCTCTCCCATCCGGCGGCGTCGAACCCGGCGCCATCGTCAGCCACGTCGAGGCGCACCTGGTCCGGTGCGGTCGTCAGCGTGACCATCACCCGGTTGGCTCCGGAGTGCTGTCGCACGTTGGCCAGGGCGCTCTGGGCCACCCGCAGCAGCGCCACCTCCTGAGCGGTGGCCAGGTGGACCTCCGGCCCGTCCGCGGTGAACTCCGCGACGATGCCGGTCTCCCCCGACATGCTGGCCACCAGGCGGGACAGCGCGGCGGACAACCCGGATCCCTCCAGGGCCGCCGGAGTGAGGGCGTTGACCACCCGCCGCGACTCCTCGAGGTTCTCCCCTGCCGTCTCCTCGATCTGACGCAGGAGCGTATGCAGCTGGGCCGGGTCATCGCGTTGCGCCCCGGCCCGAGCGAGCAGCAGGATCGAGGAAAACCCCTGGGCGAGGGTGTCGTGGATGTCGCGGGACAGGCGCGTGCGCTCGGCCAGCGCACCGCTCTCGCGCTGGGTGCGGGTCAGGTCGTCATGCAGCACCACCATCTCCTCCTGGGTGGCCACCAACCGGTCCACGAGCTGTTGCCGCTCGACCGCCTCCTGGGCCAGGAGTTGCTCACCGCGCGAGGCCGCGAGCGCCACCAGACAGCCGATGCTCGGACCGAGAATGGCACCCGCCGGGTGCGTGCCGAGGTCAACCTGCACCCCGATCACGACGGCCAGCACCAGCACGGAGTAGACGACCGCGAGGGGGAACGCCATCAGATGCACCGACAGCAGCCACAGGGCAAAGGCCACCCAGACGAAGTCCGGGGAGACCACGACCAACCCACCCCACAGCAGGGTGAGGCCAAGGAGCCACCAGGGGCCAGCCCCCGCAGTGACGAACGTCGCGCGCCAGGCCGTCCCCACGACATACCAGGTCGCCGTGACCAGGACCAGCGGCACCAGCCACCGCAGGTCGGCCCCCGAGCCGACCGCGCGCACCAGGCCGATCACCAGCAGGAGGGCAAAGAGCGTGTGGCGACCCACGGCCAACCACCGCGCCACCCCACTCTTGGGGAGGCTCGAACTGACAGCTGCACCTTCCCCAGCCATGTCAGCCGCCCGTCCCGACCCGGCGACGTTCCTCGAGCTCGGGATCCAGGAACCGCCCGAGCGTGACCGTCTCCTGATCGGTGTAGCCCAGGGCCGCGTAGAACTCGAGGACGGCGTCGTTGCCCTGCCGCACCATGAGCTGGATCTTGGGCGCACCCTGGTCGCGCAGCCAGGCCTCGCTCGCTCCCATGAGGTGGCGGCCCACCCCGCTGCGGCGCTGGCCCGGGGCGACCGCCAGGTAGTAGACCCACCCGCGGTGCCCGTCATGCCCAACCATCGCGGTGCCGACGAGATCCTGGTCCTCCACCGCGGCGAGCACCGTTGACGTCGGCGATTCCAGGGCCCGTGCGAGGTCGGCGTGCGGGTCGTTCCACGGACGGGTCAGCCCGCACTGGGTCCACAGCGCCACGGCACGACCCGCCTCGTGCGGGGCCAGGTCACGAATCTCCACGTCCCGAGTGTGCCGCATCCTCGACCTGGGCAGCACCGACCGTGGCGTCAACAGGAGCACTGGCCGCTGGAGCGCTGGGCCACCAGATCCGGTCGCCGACCAGCGCGAAGATCGCCGGCACCAACACAGCCCGCACGAGCAGCGTGTCCAGGAGCACCCCGACCCCGACGATCAGACCGAGCTGACCGAGCGTGACCAGGGGCAGGACGCCCAGCGCCGCGAAGACGCCAGCCAGCACGATGCCAGCGCTGGTGATGACCGCACCGGTGTGTGCCACCGCCCGCACCATGCCCTCGCGGGTGCCGTGGGCGACCGCCTCGTGGCGGGCCCGGTGCACCAGGAAGATCGTGTAGTCGATGCCGAGCGCCACCAGGAACAGGAACGCCAGCAGCGGCACCATCACGTCCAGCGCCGGGAAGCCGAACAGCGCACGCCCCAGCCAGGTGCCAGCACCGATCGCGGCGGCCGAGCTCACCACGTTGACGACCAGGAGCAGCACAGGAGCCAGCACCGAGCGCAACAGGACAATGAGGACGATCAGCGCCACGAGCAGCACCAGCGGCGCGACCACCAGGAAGTCCCGGTCGGCAGCAGCCGCCTCGTCCAGGTCCTGGGCGTTGGCCCCGCCGACGAGCACCGTGCGGTCCGCCGCGGGCACGTCGGGGTCGGTGACGGCATCCCGGATCGTGGTCACCAGGTTCTCCGCCTCGGGCGTGCCCGGCGCGGCCTCGCCGATCACCGTGAAGCGCGTCCACTCATCGGTCTGCGTGGGCTGGACCCGCACGATGCCCTCCACCGACTCCAACTCGGAGGCGACCTGGTCGGCTTCGGAGGCCTCGGCATACACCTGCAGGGGTGCCGCCTCACCGGCCGGATAGTGCTCGGCCAGGACCTCCAAGCCGGCCGCGGACTCGGAGGCGACGCGGAACTTCTCGGTCTGGGTCAGGCCGATCTGGGTGCCCAACAGACCAGACGCGAGTATGCCGAGGGCCAGGACCGCGCTGACCACCACCTGGGTGGGGCGACCGACCACGAAGCGCGCGATGCGCGACCAGATCCCGGTCTCCTGAGGGTCGGGCTGACCGGCGCGCGGGACGAACGGCCAGAAGATCTTGCGCCCGCACACCGCGAGCGCTGCCGGCAGCACGATGACTGCCGCGGCCAGGGCGACCACGAGTCCCGCCGCGGACGCGATCCCGAGACCGCGGGTGCCTGGCAGCGTCGCCAGGGCGAGCGTGAGCAGGGCCAGGACGACGGTGATGTTGGAGGCCACGATCGCCGGGACCGCGCCGCGCCAGGCGGCGGCCAGTGCCGTGCGGTGGCTCTCGTGACGGCGCAGCTCCTCGCGATAGCGGCTGATCAGCAGCAGGGCATAGTTCGTGCCCGCGCCGAAGACCAGGACGCTGATGATGCCGCCGTCAAACTGCAGGTCGAAGGTCGTGCCGAGCCACTTGGTCAGGATGGAGGCGACCTGGTCCGCCACTCCAACGACCAGGAGCGGCACGAGGAAGAGCACGGGCGAGCGGTAGGTCCCGATCAGCAGGACCGCCACGATGGCGATCGTCACCAACAGCAGGGTGATGTCGGCCCCGTCGAAGCTGGAGGCGATGTCGGCACCGAAGGCTGGGCCGCCGGTGACCTGGGCGGTCAGCCCCTGTGCCGTGTGCTCGGCAACCGTGGCGCGCACGTCGTCGACCACGTCGGCGGTGGCCGAGTTGTCAGCGCCCAGCGTGATCGGCACGGACAGCATCGCAGCGGCTCCGTCTTCGGCCGGGATCACGGGCGACACCGCGTGCCCGGTCAGCGCGGCGAGCGCCTCGCCCATCTCTGCGGCCGCGTCAAGATCGGCCTGCTCCAGCGGGTCACCGCCGCGGTCCAGGACGACCAGCACGGGGGCGACGTCGCTGCCGGGGAACGTCTCCCCGACCTGGGCGGCCACTGCGGACTCGGCAGATGCCGGCACCGAGTCGCCACGCGGCGGGGCCTCGGTCGCCCGCAGCGGGCCCAGGACGACGGCGCAGATCGCCAGAGCGATCGCCAACACGATCCAGGCGCCGCGCCGCGAGGTCAGGAACCTTCCGCGATGGCTGGGCGGCTCGGCGGGCGGCGACTGTGCCGAGCCAGCGGGGGTCGTGCCGGCCGTGGTCGCGTCAGCGTGGGTCCTGCGGGTGCTGCCTGGTGTCGTGAGCTGGGACATCTCTCTCCTGGGATCGTGAGATCCCAGGACACCGCGGATCCAGCGCGGTCACATCGACCGTGCGGTCACACTCCAGGTCAACCGAATGGTTGATGTCTGTGAGTTGACAGTTCGGTCCAGCCCGCGGCCGCACGCCACCCCGCCCGCTCCTGACCCCGCCAGCGACCACCACTCGCCGGCCCGCAGCTCCGGCCAGCGACCACCACCCGCCGGCTCCTGACCGTCCTCCGCACTGACAGCACTTCCCGGTTCTTAGAGCCTGCCATGGCGCGCTTCCAGAACCGGGAAGTGCTGTCAGACGCTTGCGCGAACGGCGGGCGCGACGACTTATCCACAGGGCCATCCCGTTGGTGGCCCAGATTGGCGAGAATCACCAGGGTGAATCAGCACATCCTGCGATTTCTAGAAGGCCCTGGCAAGGGCGTGATCACTGTCCCGGAGGCAGGCCAGCTGGGATGCAGCCCAACCGTGCTCAAAAAGTTGTTCCGGGACGACACTCTGACGAGGGTCGCCATCGGCACCTACGTCAGCACCGCCCAACTGCACACTCCGGTGCGGGACGGCAAGCAGCTGCACGACTACGCCCTGGCAGAGCACCAGCACCTGCTCCGGCTGGACGCACTCCTTCGCCTGCATGGCCCGAAGGTCGCTGCGAGCCATCAGAGCGCCGTCCTCGCCTGGGGGTTGCCGACCGCGAAGAGCTCGCTGGAGCGCATCCATCTCGTCCACACGAAGCGCGGACGAACGGCCCGCCGCAGGGAGACACACAGCCTCCACACGTGCGAACTCGACGACGTCATCACCCGACACAAGGGGCGCCTCGTCGTCATCCCTGCACTGGCCGTGATTGGTCAGGCCATGGAGGTTGGTCTGGTGGCCGGGGTCGGGTGCATGGACGCTGCGATCGTGGCTCAGCACACGACACGCTCCGAGCTGAGCGAGATGGTCGAGAAGCTGCGGCACAGTCCGGGCCTTGGTCTGGCCCGCCGTGCCCTCGAGCTCACCGACGGACTCGCCGAGTCGCCCGGTGAGACTCGTCTGCGTCTCGTTCTCATCGAGCTCGGCTTCAGCTTTCGCGCACAGCACTGGATCCGGATCGGCGAGTCCGCCACCTACTACCGCGTCGACTTCTATCTTTACGAACTGGGCGTCGTCCTTGAATACGATGGCCAGGGCAAATACGGCGAAGACCGCAAGGCCGCAGACTCCGGCAAACCTCGCCCTGCTGGCAGTGTCAATCAGGCATTGACCGATGAGAAGGCTCGTGAGGACGACCTGCGCCTGGATGGTTTTGGTGTCGGCCGGGTGACATCCTCAACGCTCACCGCGGAGAAGGTGCGCAAGATCGTTACGACAGCTCAGCGGCAGGCTCAGCCCAGCGCAGTGCACCGCCCTGCCGAGCCACCTCCGTGGGCGCGCGCCGGCTGAGCCGCGGACACCCGATGCCAGGCCACAACTGACAGCACTTCCCGGTTCTTGCAGCCCGCCACGACAGGCTGCCAGAACCGTTCGAGGCTCTAAGACGAGCGGGCGGCGTCAGTGCCCAGGTGAACCCTCGCGCGGGAGCCCAGAGGCCAACACGTCACGCACGACTCCAGGAGGCCGCAGCGTCAGGCAGGAGCCCAGGCCGGGTCGCGGCCGAGCAGGGCCACCAACTGATCCACGCGACTCTCGGACTCGGTCGACACCGGCGCGGCGAAGATCCCGGGCACCTCGCCCGCACCGACGCGCGGCTGCTCATAGGCCAGGCACTCCTCGACCGCGTCGGCCACCAGGTGCGGGCGCACGCCGATGGCGCGAGCAAGGTCCCAGGCGTGCACCGTCAGGTCGACCAGCATCTGGG contains the following coding sequences:
- a CDS encoding FAS1-like dehydratase domain-containing protein, giving the protein MTETTTRTEVIAAEPVESLAAMLEVRVPFTAGSAVPPLWHWMFLLDRRLQSDLGTDGHPTSGIPAPPGPGRRRMFAGGRVTTYAPLMIGEPATKVTSIAKTAEKEGRTGPLTFVTVLQEISQGGELVIREEQDIVYRAPGTGALPPAPEPPTPPAGPTLSLAVDERMLFRFSALTYNTHRIHYDLGYVPTEGYDGLVIHGPLQALLMGDHMRREGLDLVGRTYGYRLVSPMVGPQTLTIVPGQEGLDHGAESRSEAGAICAVSTLTEPV
- a CDS encoding RNA-binding S4 domain-containing protein, which encodes MSQPQEVPIRDESIRLGQLLKLAGVVQDGAMARMVIENGEVTVDGETVMRRGIQVRPGAIVKYADADLLVTTEPQ
- a CDS encoding response regulator — its product is MSVRVLLVDDHPVVRSGLRAVLEATGRVEVVGEAASGEQALALVPGLNPDVVLMDLNLGDGLDGVATTQRILTGSGGGGSGSGGGDDARARPPAVLILTTYDHDADIVRAVEAGASGYLLKDASPEAIADAVAAAARGETVLASGLAQRLVQRMRAPAEPTLTPRELEVLRLVQQGTSNRAIAKAMFVSEATVKTHLVHTYEKLGVDNRTAAVTTARERGLL
- a CDS encoding sensor histidine kinase: MGRHTLFALLLVIGLVRAVGSGADLRWLVPLVLVTATWYVVGTAWRATFVTAGAGPWWLLGLTLLWGGLVVVSPDFVWVAFALWLLSVHLMAFPLAVVYSVLVLAVVIGVQVDLGTHPAGAILGPSIGCLVALAASRGEQLLAQEAVERQQLVDRLVATQEEMVVLHDDLTRTQRESGALAERTRLSRDIHDTLAQGFSSILLLARAGAQRDDPAQLHTLLRQIEETAGENLEESRRVVNALTPAALEGSGLSAALSRLVASMSGETGIVAEFTADGPEVHLATAQEVALLRVAQSALANVRQHSGANRVMVTLTTAPDQVRLDVADDGAGFDAAGWESAVPLPAARGGYGLRSMRERLRDLGGDLVVESAPGDGTVLGAHLPLTVAGAAQESGRRA
- a CDS encoding GNAT family acetyltransferase: MEIRDLAPHEAGRAVALWTQCGLTRPWNDPHADLARALESPTSTVLAAVEDQDLVGTAMVGHDGHRGWVYYLAVAPGQRRSGVGRHLMGASEAWLRDQGAPKIQLMVRQGNDAVLEFYAALGYTDQETVTLGRFLDPELEERRRVGTGG
- a CDS encoding MMPL family transporter; translation: MSQLTTPGSTRRTHADATTAGTTPAGSAQSPPAEPPSHRGRFLTSRRGAWIVLAIALAICAVVLGPLRATEAPPRGDSVPASAESAVAAQVGETFPGSDVAPVLVVLDRGGDPLEQADLDAAAEMGEALAALTGHAVSPVIPAEDGAAAMLSVPITLGADNSATADVVDDVRATVAEHTAQGLTAQVTGGPAFGADIASSFDGADITLLLVTIAIVAVLLIGTYRSPVLFLVPLLVVGVADQVASILTKWLGTTFDLQFDGGIISVLVFGAGTNYALLLISRYREELRRHESHRTALAAAWRGAVPAIVASNITVVLALLTLALATLPGTRGLGIASAAGLVVALAAAVIVLPAALAVCGRKIFWPFVPRAGQPDPQETGIWSRIARFVVGRPTQVVVSAVLALGILASGLLGTQIGLTQTEKFRVASESAAGLEVLAEHYPAGEAAPLQVYAEASEADQVASELESVEGIVRVQPTQTDEWTRFTVIGEAAPGTPEAENLVTTIRDAVTDPDVPAADRTVLVGGANAQDLDEAAAADRDFLVVAPLVLLVALIVLIVLLRSVLAPVLLLVVNVVSSAAAIGAGTWLGRALFGFPALDVMVPLLAFLFLVALGIDYTIFLVHRARHEAVAHGTREGMVRAVAHTGAVITSAGIVLAGVFAALGVLPLVTLGQLGLIVGVGVLLDTLLVRAVLVPAIFALVGDRIWWPSAPAASAPVDATVGAAQVEDAAHSGRGDS